A genomic window from Ilyobacter polytropus DSM 2926 includes:
- a CDS encoding LytR/AlgR family response regulator transcription factor — protein MIRIFIVDDEKYIRNEIRYFLEKYNDVEICGESGDGDEALEKIEELKPDCVFMDINLQNNSGMLIARKISENKNHPLIVFATAYDHYAVQGFEVNAADYILKPFSEDRIKLTIDRVRDKIINKNLNNGEKDKNTESESNTSLEKLCIQKNNKLVLIDVNKIIFIKSEKNVILVHTLNSAYECSHSLKELETRLREDKFMRIHKSTIINIDYIDEIIPWFNYTYKIEVKGLKDCDIQVSRNYLKKFKNFFGI, from the coding sequence ATGATTAGAATTTTTATCGTAGATGACGAAAAATATATCAGAAATGAGATCAGATATTTTTTAGAAAAATATAATGATGTCGAAATATGTGGTGAGAGTGGAGACGGTGACGAAGCTCTAGAAAAGATAGAGGAACTAAAACCAGACTGTGTATTTATGGATATAAACCTGCAAAACAATAGTGGGATGTTGATTGCTAGAAAAATATCTGAAAATAAAAATCATCCGTTGATTGTTTTTGCAACTGCATATGATCATTATGCTGTGCAGGGGTTTGAAGTGAACGCGGCAGATTATATACTAAAGCCTTTTTCAGAAGACAGAATAAAGCTTACCATTGATAGGGTCAGAGATAAAATAATAAATAAGAATCTTAATAATGGAGAAAAAGATAAGAATACTGAAAGTGAAAGTAATACTTCTCTTGAAAAATTGTGTATTCAAAAGAATAATAAGTTAGTGTTAATAGATGTAAATAAGATAATCTTTATTAAATCAGAAAAAAATGTAATTTTGGTACATACTTTAAATTCTGCTTATGAATGCAGTCATTCTTTAAAGGAATTGGAGACTAGATTAAGAGAAGATAAGTTTATGAGAATACATAAGAGTACGATAATAAATATAGATTATATAGATGAAATTATACCCTGGTTTAATTATACATATAAAATAGAAGTAAAAGGCTTGAAAGATTGTGATATACAAGTTAGCAGAAATTATTTAAAAAAATTCAAGAATTTTTTTGGAATTTAA
- a CDS encoding 4Fe-4S dicluster domain-containing protein, with amino-acid sequence MEEKVLVVKKGLCKGCEICVEFCPKDVLDMKDGKVNVKNISACIQCNMCGKLCPDYAIGIRRNG; translated from the coding sequence GTGGAAGAAAAAGTACTTGTTGTAAAAAAAGGGTTGTGTAAGGGCTGTGAAATCTGTGTTGAATTCTGTCCAAAGGACGTCTTAGACATGAAAGATGGAAAAGTCAATGTTAAAAATATCAGTGCATGCATACAGTGTAATATGTGTGGTAAACTATGTCCTGATTATGCTATCGGTATTAGGAGGAATGGATAA